A single window of Oreochromis aureus strain Israel breed Guangdong linkage group 5, ZZ_aureus, whole genome shotgun sequence DNA harbors:
- the LOC116317792 gene encoding potassium voltage-gated channel subfamily A member 2 codes for MTVATADPSDEAAAHPGHPQDYDPEADHECCERVVINISGLRFETQLKTLSQFPETLLGDPKKRMRYFDPLRNEYFFDRNRPSFDAILYYYQSGGRLRRPVNVTVDIFSEEIRFYELGEEAIEMFREDEGFIKEEERPLPDNEFQRQVWLLFEYPESSGPARIIAIISVMVILISIVSFCLETLPIFRNDEEEMHKSQAEVFSPETNTTIISYTATYFTDPFFILETLCIIWFSFEFLVRFFACPSKAGFFGNIMNIIDIVAIIPYFITLGTELADRPEDGQAGQQAMSLAILRVIRLVRVFRIFKLSRHSKGLQILGQTLKASMRELGLLIFFLFIGVILFSSAVYFAEADEPESQFESIPDAFWWAVVSMTTVGYGDMVPTTIGGKIVGSLCAIAGVLTIALPVPVIVSNFNYFYHRETEGEEQAQYLQVNVPKADSAEELKKSRSGSTISKSDYMEIQEAVNNSNEDFQEENLKTANCTLANTNYVNITKMLTDV; via the coding sequence ATGACTGTTGCCACAGCCGACCCCTCTGACGAGGCGGCGGCGCACCCGGGTCACCCGCAGGACTACGATCCAGAGGCTGACCATGAGTGTTGTGAGAGGGTGGTCATCAACATCTCAGGGCTGCGCTTTGAGACACAACTTAAAACTCTCTCCCAATTTCCAGAGACTCTGCTGGGGGACCCCAAAAAGAGGATGCGGTACTTTGACCCACTAAGGAACGAATACTTTTTCGACAGAAACCGACCCAGCTTTGATGCCATATTGTATTATTACCAATCAGGAGGCCGACTAAGAAGGCCAGTCAATGTCACCGTAGATATTTTCTCAGAGGAGATTCGCTTTTACGAGCTGGGTGAGGAGGCAATTGAGATGTTCAGAGAAGATGAGGGTTTCATCAAGGAGGAGGAGCGGCCTCTTCCTGACAACGAGTTTCAGAGACAAGTATGGCTACTGTTTGAGTACCCAGAGAGCTCAGGTCCAGCAAGGATTATTGCCATAATCTCTGTCATGGTCATCCTCATATCTATAGTCAGCTTCTGCTTGGAGACGCTGCCCATTTTCCGTAATGATGAAGAGGAAATGCATAAGTCTCAAGCAGAAGTCTTTTCGCCAGAGACCAACACCACAATCATCAGCTACACAGCCACCTACTTTACTGACCCCTTCTTTATCCTAGAGACTCTTTGCATTATATGGTTCTCCTTTGAGTTTCTAGTGCGCTTCTTTGCCTGCCCCAGCAAAGCAGGATTTTTTGGTAATATAATGAACATTATTGATATTGTTGCCATCATCCCTTACTTCATCACTCTTGGCACAGAGCTAGCAGACAGACCAGAGGATGGTCAAGCAGGTCAGCAAGCCATGTCTTTAGCCATTCTCAGGGTCATCCGCTTGGTGCGAGTCTTCAGAATATTTAAGCTCTCTCGTCACTCTAAGGGGCTTCAGATTTTGGGTCAGACCCTGAAAGCCAGCATGAGAGAGCTTGGCCTcctcatttttttcctgttcataGGAGTCATCCTATTCTCAAGCGCTGTCTACTTTGCTGAAGCAGATGAGCCAGAGTCACAGTTTGAAAGCATCCCAGATGCGTTTTGGTGGGCTGTGGTCTCAATGACAACAGTCGGCTACGGTGATATGGTCCCAACTACGATTGGTGGCAAGATTGTGGGCTCCCTCTGTGCCATTGCAGGTGTGCTGACCATTGCCTTGCCCGTGCCTGTCATTGTGTCCAATTTTAACTACTTCTATCACCGTGAGACTGAAGGTGAAGAACAGGCGCAGTATCTGCAGGTCAACGTGCCCAAAGCTGATTCAGCGGAGGAGCTGAAAAAGAGTCGGAGTGGCTCCACCATCAGTAAATCGGACTACATGGAGATCCAGGAGGCTGTGAACAACAGCAACGAGGACTTTCAGGAGGAGAACCTAAAGACAGCCAACTGCACGCTGGCCAACACAAACTATGTAAACATCACCAAAATGCTTACAGATGTTTAG